One stretch of Aeromicrobium fastidiosum DNA includes these proteins:
- the rocD gene encoding ornithine--oxo-acid transaminase, with the protein MSLDTASYITLDEQFGAHNYHPLPVVIAEAEGAWVTDVEGKRYLDFLSGYSALNFGHRHPALVGAARDQLDRLTLTSRAFHNDQYGAFCRELAALTQTEMVLTMNTGAEAVESAIKVARKWAYEVKGVAFNGAEIIVASGNFHGRTTTIVSFSDDPAAHDNYGPFTPGFVTVPYGDLAAIEAAITPNTAAILLEPIQGEAGVVVPPSGYFPGIRRLCDENDVLMIADEIQSGLARTGRLFALDHDDVRADLYTLGKALGGGIIPVSAVVGRADVLGVLKPGQHGSTFGGYPVACAVGRAVVGLLETGEFQARSLELGRYLHGRLDELVGKGVATVRGRGLWAGVDIDPLAKTGREVSMALRDRGVLCKETHERTLRIAPPLVITKDEIDHAVGALAEALEA; encoded by the coding sequence ATGAGCCTCGACACCGCGTCCTACATCACGCTCGACGAGCAGTTCGGCGCCCACAACTACCACCCGCTGCCGGTCGTCATCGCCGAGGCGGAGGGGGCGTGGGTCACCGATGTCGAGGGCAAGCGCTACCTCGACTTCCTGTCGGGCTACTCCGCCCTCAACTTCGGTCACCGCCACCCGGCCCTCGTCGGTGCAGCGCGCGACCAGCTCGACCGCCTCACGCTGACGTCGAGGGCGTTCCACAACGACCAGTACGGCGCGTTCTGCCGCGAGCTGGCCGCTCTGACGCAGACCGAGATGGTCCTGACCATGAACACGGGCGCCGAGGCCGTCGAGTCGGCGATCAAGGTGGCCCGCAAATGGGCCTACGAGGTCAAGGGCGTCGCGTTCAACGGCGCGGAGATCATCGTGGCCTCGGGCAACTTCCACGGTCGCACCACGACGATCGTCTCGTTCTCCGACGATCCCGCGGCGCACGACAACTACGGCCCGTTCACGCCCGGTTTCGTCACGGTGCCGTACGGCGACCTCGCCGCGATCGAGGCGGCCATCACCCCCAACACCGCGGCGATCCTGCTCGAGCCCATCCAGGGCGAGGCCGGTGTTGTGGTCCCGCCGTCCGGCTACTTCCCGGGCATCCGGCGGCTCTGCGACGAGAACGACGTGCTGATGATCGCTGACGAGATCCAGTCGGGCCTGGCGCGCACGGGCCGGCTGTTCGCGCTCGACCACGACGACGTGCGCGCCGACCTCTACACGCTCGGCAAGGCACTCGGCGGCGGCATCATCCCCGTCTCGGCCGTCGTCGGACGGGCCGACGTGCTCGGGGTGCTCAAGCCCGGGCAGCACGGCTCGACGTTCGGCGGCTACCCCGTCGCGTGCGCGGTCGGGCGAGCCGTGGTGGGGCTGCTCGAGACGGGCGAGTTCCAGGCCAGGTCGCTCGAGCTGGGCCGCTACCTGCACGGGCGACTCGACGAGCTCGTCGGCAAGGGCGTCGCGACGGTGCGCGGACGCGGACTGTGGGCCGGCGTCGACATCGACCCGCTGGCCAAGACGGGCCGCGAGGTCTCGATGGCCCTGCGCGACCGCGGCGTGCTGTGCAAGGAGACGCACGAGCGCACGCTGCGCATCGCTCCCCCGCTGGTCATCACCAAGGACGAGATCGACCACGCGGTCGGCGCGCTGGCCGAGGCACTCGAGGCCTGA
- a CDS encoding spermidine synthase, translated as MTEPRREIQVVTDRDRPSAFMLKVDGTDQSYVDLDDPMRLEFDYVQRMADAIDGHGLEGEPLRCVHVGGAGMTLPRYVAVTRPRSPQIVLEPDEEVTALVREQMPLPRHSGIKVRPVDGRSGVAAMRDDFADVVVVDAFDGDRVPADLTTREFYADLARVTTPDGLVLLNLADRAPFPYLRRAVRGVCDAFAQVMISAEPATLKGRRFGNVLVMASPAQLPWQSLARKAASSPFPYRVIPYREVVTTFAAKEPFTDADSERSPSRSGDTTYFV; from the coding sequence GTGACCGAGCCCCGCCGCGAGATCCAGGTCGTGACCGATCGCGACCGCCCGTCGGCGTTCATGCTGAAGGTCGACGGGACCGACCAGTCGTACGTCGACCTCGATGACCCGATGCGGCTCGAGTTCGACTACGTGCAGCGCATGGCCGATGCGATCGACGGACACGGTCTCGAGGGCGAGCCGCTGCGGTGCGTGCACGTCGGGGGAGCGGGCATGACGTTGCCGCGCTACGTCGCCGTCACCCGTCCGCGGTCGCCGCAGATCGTCCTGGAGCCCGACGAGGAGGTCACGGCGCTGGTGCGTGAGCAGATGCCCCTGCCGCGCCACAGCGGCATCAAGGTCCGCCCCGTCGACGGACGCTCGGGCGTCGCGGCGATGCGCGACGACTTCGCGGACGTCGTCGTGGTCGACGCCTTCGACGGCGACCGAGTGCCGGCCGACCTCACGACGCGGGAGTTCTACGCCGATCTCGCGAGGGTCACGACCCCTGACGGGCTGGTGCTGCTCAACCTCGCCGACCGCGCGCCGTTCCCGTACCTGCGGCGGGCCGTCCGCGGCGTGTGCGACGCCTTCGCACAGGTCATGATCAGCGCCGAGCCCGCGACGCTGAAGGGTCGCCGCTTCGGCAACGTGCTCGTCATGGCGTCACCGGCCCAGCTGCCGTGGCAGTCGCTGGCCCGCAAGGCCGCTAGCTCGCCGTTCCCCTACCGGGTGATCCCGTACCGCGAGGTCGTCACGACGTTCGCCGCCAAGGAGCCGTTCACCGACGCCGACTCCGAGCGCTCGCCGTCACGATCGGGCGACACCACGTACTTCGTCTGA
- a CDS encoding universal stress protein, with amino-acid sequence MTVVVMYSPDEFGRAALSYGATEAARREERLVVVNPTKGDSYVDAKFAGDDELTKLRAMLDRLDVESEILHDIVPDIAGAVLHAASSTGASLIVVGIRPRTPVGKLLLGSVAQRLILDAECPVLSVKPDGSEDLLA; translated from the coding sequence ATGACGGTCGTCGTGATGTACAGCCCCGACGAGTTCGGACGGGCGGCGCTGTCCTACGGTGCCACCGAGGCGGCTCGCCGCGAGGAGCGGCTGGTCGTGGTCAACCCCACCAAGGGCGATTCCTACGTCGACGCCAAGTTCGCCGGCGACGACGAGCTCACGAAGCTCCGGGCGATGCTCGACCGGCTCGACGTGGAGTCGGAGATCCTGCACGACATCGTCCCGGACATCGCCGGGGCGGTGCTGCACGCGGCGTCGTCGACGGGCGCATCGCTCATCGTCGTCGGCATCCGGCCACGCACGCCCGTGGGCAAGCTGTTGCTCGGCAGCGTGGCGCAGCGGCTGATCCTCGACGCCGAGTGCCCCGTGCTCTCGGTCAAGCCGGACGGCTCGGAGGACCTGCTGGCCTAG
- a CDS encoding tripartite tricarboxylate transporter permease codes for MDTLNLLMDGFAQALTVQNLFYAVLGVFLGTAVGVLPGIGPAMTLALLLPITYSVGPDSALIMFAGIYYGGMYGGSTTSILLNTPGESSSVVTAIEGNKMAKKGRAAQALATAAIGSFVAGTIGTLLLVLFAPSIAGQVVKLGNPSYFALILLALFAVTAVLGTSRLRGFIALFLGLSIGLVGGQTGQARLTFGSPLLADGIDIVVVAVAIFAIGEALWVAAHLRRRPLDIIPVGQPWMSRDDWGRSWKPWLRGTAFGFPFGALPAGGAEIPTFLSYITERKLSKHPEEFGKGAIEGVAGPEAANNASAAGTLVPLLAIGLPTTATAAIMLLAIQSYGIETGPQLFDTEPDLVWALLASLFIGNTLLLLLNLPLAPLWAKLLQIPRPYLYAGILFFASLGAYSVSFQPFDLAILLVIGILGLAMRRFGLPVLPLIIGVILGPKLEEQLTTSLQISSGDVSTLWSEPVAVIVYAFIALALAAIVASGLRKPKPESPVNDKEEVNA; via the coding sequence ATGGACACCCTCAACCTGTTGATGGACGGATTCGCCCAGGCGCTGACCGTCCAGAACCTCTTCTACGCCGTGCTCGGCGTCTTCCTCGGCACCGCGGTCGGCGTGCTTCCCGGCATCGGGCCCGCCATGACGCTGGCGCTCCTGCTGCCGATCACCTACAGCGTCGGCCCCGACAGCGCGCTCATCATGTTCGCCGGCATCTACTACGGCGGCATGTACGGCGGCTCGACGACGTCGATCCTGCTGAACACCCCGGGGGAGTCGTCATCGGTCGTCACCGCGATCGAGGGCAACAAGATGGCCAAGAAGGGCAGGGCCGCCCAGGCCCTGGCCACCGCGGCGATCGGCTCGTTCGTCGCCGGCACGATCGGCACGCTGCTGCTGGTCCTGTTCGCGCCGTCCATCGCCGGACAGGTCGTCAAGCTCGGCAACCCGTCGTACTTCGCCCTGATCCTGCTGGCCCTGTTCGCGGTCACGGCGGTGCTCGGCACCTCGCGGCTGCGCGGCTTCATCGCGCTGTTCCTCGGCCTGTCCATCGGCCTGGTGGGCGGTCAGACGGGTCAGGCACGCCTGACGTTCGGCAGTCCGCTGCTGGCCGACGGCATCGACATCGTCGTCGTGGCGGTCGCGATCTTCGCGATCGGCGAGGCCCTGTGGGTCGCGGCGCACCTGCGCCGCCGTCCGCTCGACATCATCCCGGTCGGCCAGCCCTGGATGAGCCGCGACGACTGGGGACGCTCCTGGAAGCCGTGGCTGCGTGGCACGGCCTTCGGCTTCCCGTTCGGCGCCCTGCCGGCCGGCGGCGCCGAGATCCCGACGTTCCTGTCGTACATCACCGAGCGCAAGCTCTCCAAGCACCCCGAGGAGTTCGGCAAGGGCGCCATCGAGGGTGTCGCCGGACCGGAGGCGGCCAACAACGCGTCTGCGGCCGGCACCCTGGTGCCGCTGCTGGCGATCGGCCTGCCCACGACCGCGACCGCCGCGATCATGCTGCTGGCCATCCAGAGCTACGGCATCGAGACGGGTCCGCAGCTGTTCGACACCGAGCCCGACCTCGTGTGGGCACTTCTCGCGAGCCTGTTCATCGGCAACACGCTGCTGCTCCTGCTCAACCTGCCGCTCGCACCCCTGTGGGCCAAGCTGCTGCAGATCCCGCGGCCCTACCTCTACGCGGGCATCCTGTTCTTCGCCTCGCTCGGCGCGTACAGCGTCAGCTTCCAGCCCTTCGACCTGGCGATCCTGCTGGTCATCGGCATCCTGGGCCTGGCGATGCGACGCTTCGGCCTGCCGGTCCTGCCGCTCATCATCGGCGTGATCCTCGGCCCCAAGCTGGAGGAGCAGCTCACGACGTCGCTGCAGATCTCGTCGGGCGACGTCAGCACCCTGTGGAGCGAGCCCGTCGCGGTCATCGTGTACGCCTTCATCGCGCTGGCGCTCGCCGCCATCGTCGCCTCGGGTCTGCGCAAGCCCAAGCCCGAGTCACCCGTCAACGACAAGGAAGAGGTCAACGCATGA
- a CDS encoding tripartite tricarboxylate transporter TctB family protein, whose translation MSTREDTPTETRAGSTVVDKAQYGLAAFLAVVGAYVVYDATTLSDGFADQPVQPYAFPYVIGGVLIVLAALLALATARGDVPQAEEGEDVDLTQPSDWATVAKLLVVFLANILLVDWLGWAITGAILFVGTAYVLGSRTLVRDVAVGVALSVGTWYGFYSGLGLAIPAGILDGVL comes from the coding sequence ATGAGCACCCGAGAAGACACCCCGACCGAGACCCGTGCGGGCTCGACGGTCGTCGACAAGGCGCAGTACGGACTGGCCGCGTTCCTGGCCGTCGTCGGCGCGTACGTCGTGTACGACGCGACGACGCTCTCCGACGGCTTCGCCGATCAGCCGGTGCAGCCCTACGCCTTCCCGTACGTCATCGGTGGCGTGCTGATCGTCCTGGCGGCGCTGCTGGCGCTGGCGACGGCGCGCGGCGACGTGCCGCAGGCCGAGGAGGGCGAGGACGTCGACCTGACGCAGCCCAGCGACTGGGCCACGGTCGCCAAGCTGCTGGTCGTGTTCCTGGCCAACATCCTGCTGGTCGACTGGCTGGGCTGGGCCATCACCGGCGCGATCCTGTTCGTCGGCACGGCCTACGTGCTCGGCAGCCGCACCCTGGTCCGCGACGTCGCCGTCGGCGTCGCGCTGTCGGTCGGCACCTGGTACGGCTTCTACTCCGGCCTGGGTCTCGCGATCCCGGCCGGCATCCTGGACGGGGTGCTCTGA
- a CDS encoding Bug family tripartite tricarboxylate transporter substrate binding protein, which translates to MTPTRRSHRFTATLVVVAAALLLSACGVTRGGEGEANRRLSMYIPNSPGGGYDLTGRAAARVLEDADLSGRFEVTNVIGAGGTVAMQRLLNEKGVDDLVMSMGLGVVGATYTNDSKARVSQATPIARLIEDQEALIVPKDSPFKTVQDLVDAWKADPSSVTIGGGSSPGGPDFLFPMQLAKTVGIEPKQVKYIVYDGGGPLTSALLGKKIDVGTSGPSEFEGQLKDGSLRVLAVSGEERLDTVDAPTLKESGIDMTFVNWRGILAPPGISDESRDRLVAMFTKMHQTKGWKDAVKRNGWIDSFATGEEFRTFLLEQDKRVETTLKELGLV; encoded by the coding sequence ATGACGCCGACCAGGCGATCACACCGGTTCACCGCGACCCTAGTCGTCGTGGCCGCAGCCCTGCTCCTCTCGGCCTGCGGCGTCACCCGCGGCGGCGAGGGCGAGGCCAACCGTCGACTCAGCATGTACATCCCCAACAGCCCGGGCGGAGGCTACGACCTCACGGGTCGCGCTGCCGCCCGCGTGCTCGAGGACGCCGACCTGTCCGGACGGTTCGAGGTCACCAACGTCATCGGTGCCGGCGGCACCGTCGCGATGCAGCGACTGCTCAACGAGAAGGGCGTCGACGACCTGGTCATGTCGATGGGGCTCGGCGTCGTGGGTGCGACCTACACCAACGACTCGAAGGCCCGGGTCTCGCAGGCGACGCCCATCGCGCGCCTGATCGAGGATCAGGAGGCGCTGATCGTCCCGAAGGACTCGCCGTTCAAGACCGTCCAGGACCTCGTCGACGCGTGGAAGGCCGATCCGTCCAGCGTGACGATCGGCGGCGGCTCGTCGCCCGGCGGACCCGACTTCCTGTTCCCGATGCAGCTGGCCAAGACCGTCGGCATCGAGCCCAAGCAGGTCAAGTACATCGTCTACGACGGCGGCGGGCCGCTCACGAGCGCGCTGCTCGGCAAGAAGATCGACGTCGGCACGTCCGGCCCCAGCGAGTTCGAGGGCCAGCTGAAGGACGGCTCCCTGCGGGTGCTGGCCGTCTCGGGCGAGGAGCGCCTCGACACCGTCGACGCGCCGACGCTCAAGGAGTCCGGCATCGACATGACGTTCGTCAACTGGCGCGGCATCCTCGCGCCCCCCGGCATCTCGGACGAGTCGCGCGACCGGCTCGTGGCGATGTTCACCAAGATGCACCAGACGAAGGGATGGAAGGACGCCGTCAAGCGCAACGGCTGGATCGACTCGTTCGCCACCGGCGAGGAGTTCAGGACGTTCCTGCTCGAGCAGGACAAGCGGGTCGAGACGACCCTGAAGGAGCTGGGGCTGGTATGA
- a CDS encoding sensor histidine kinase, translating into MWSRRRRLTLAGQFLVLQLVVVAVVLVIVGAFSVQQATASFADDRGTQMRSVAEDLANTAVVRDRIGEPDAAQSLASPINSAVNLSGATEAMIADPTGRILSSSDPRVIGTRAALGDSGVREGRAWKGDVRTRNGHFVAGHAPIIDDNGELVGLAIAEERYPALSTRLTESADELVLYLGFGAGLGAAGSWLLARLVKRRTRGLEPHEFAMLADHREALLHSIREGIIAVDTDARVTMVNDGARTLLDLDGDVVGRRIGDLGLDPQVVDVIAAGGDSQDVVLLVGERAIVFNQRSASSHGRGIGAVTTMRDRTDLVAMQGQLSSNLSITDTLRAQTHEFANQLHTISGLVQLGEYDEVTSLVGVLTRRRAEITDAVTQRVADPAVAALLIAKTSGAAEAGVTLTLSDGSRLAPTTPRTSADLATVIGNLVDNAVDACKGETSPAVTVELTETADEIVLEVRDNGPGVPEQLRDAVFTRGFSTKPDVPGGRGIGLPLVRLICTQRGGTVTVAHDGGAVFAVHLPKASA; encoded by the coding sequence TTGTGGTCACGACGCAGACGGCTGACGCTGGCGGGGCAGTTCCTGGTGCTGCAGCTCGTCGTCGTGGCCGTCGTGCTGGTCATCGTCGGTGCCTTCTCGGTGCAGCAGGCGACGGCGTCGTTCGCCGACGACCGCGGCACGCAGATGCGGTCGGTCGCCGAGGACCTCGCCAACACCGCGGTCGTGCGCGACCGCATCGGCGAGCCGGACGCTGCCCAGTCGCTGGCGAGCCCCATCAACAGTGCCGTCAACCTCTCGGGTGCCACGGAGGCGATGATCGCCGACCCGACCGGGCGCATCCTGTCGTCGTCCGACCCCCGTGTGATCGGCACGCGGGCCGCCCTCGGCGACTCCGGCGTCCGTGAGGGACGGGCCTGGAAGGGCGACGTGCGCACCCGGAACGGCCACTTCGTCGCGGGGCATGCGCCGATCATCGACGACAACGGCGAGCTCGTGGGCCTCGCGATCGCCGAGGAGCGCTACCCGGCACTCTCGACCCGGCTGACCGAGTCGGCCGACGAGCTCGTGCTCTACCTCGGCTTCGGCGCCGGGCTCGGTGCCGCGGGGTCGTGGCTGCTCGCCCGGCTGGTCAAGCGCCGCACCCGCGGCCTCGAGCCCCACGAGTTCGCGATGCTCGCCGACCACCGCGAGGCTCTGCTCCACAGCATCCGCGAGGGCATCATCGCGGTCGACACCGATGCCCGCGTGACGATGGTCAACGACGGTGCCCGGACCCTGCTCGACCTCGACGGCGACGTCGTCGGCAGGCGCATCGGCGACCTGGGGCTCGATCCGCAGGTCGTCGACGTCATCGCCGCAGGAGGCGACAGCCAGGACGTCGTGCTGCTCGTCGGCGAGCGCGCCATCGTGTTCAACCAGCGCTCGGCGTCGAGCCACGGACGCGGCATCGGTGCGGTCACGACGATGCGCGATCGCACCGACCTCGTCGCGATGCAGGGCCAGCTCAGCTCGAATCTGTCGATCACCGACACCCTGCGCGCCCAGACCCACGAGTTCGCCAACCAGCTGCACACGATCTCGGGGCTCGTCCAGCTCGGCGAGTACGACGAGGTCACGTCGCTGGTGGGGGTGCTCACGCGGCGTCGCGCCGAGATCACCGACGCCGTCACGCAGCGCGTCGCCGATCCGGCGGTCGCGGCGCTGCTGATCGCGAAGACCAGCGGGGCCGCGGAGGCAGGAGTCACGCTCACGTTGAGCGACGGATCGCGCCTCGCCCCGACGACGCCCCGCACCTCGGCCGACCTGGCGACCGTGATCGGCAACCTGGTCGACAACGCCGTCGATGCGTGCAAGGGCGAGACCTCACCGGCTGTCACGGTCGAGCTGACAGAGACCGCCGACGAGATCGTGCTCGAGGTGCGCGACAACGGCCCGGGCGTGCCCGAGCAGCTGCGCGACGCGGTCTTCACCCGCGGCTTCTCGACCAAGCCCGACGTGCCGGGTGGGCGGGGCATCGGCCTGCCACTGGTGCGGCTGATCTGCACGCAGCGGGGCGGTACCGTGACGGTCGCGCACGACGGTGGAGCCGTCTTCGCGGTCCATCTGCCGAAGGCGTCCGCATGA
- a CDS encoding response regulator produces MITVLVVDDDFMVASIHGRFVERTPGFAVAGTARTGAEALQLHDDLSPDLLLLDVHLPDMSGLEVLQQLRTRGSAVGVVMVTAERDAEAVRTALHGGALQYLVKPFEYADFAARMQRVREALETLADGAPDQAAIDRAFGAPPAAVTALPKGLSAESAQIVAEALARGSELSAADCGELVGLSRVSARRYLEHFVDNGTAVVRLNYGNAGRPERRYRSAR; encoded by the coding sequence ATGATCACGGTCCTGGTCGTCGACGACGACTTCATGGTCGCGAGCATCCACGGCCGGTTCGTCGAGCGCACCCCCGGCTTCGCGGTCGCCGGCACCGCCCGCACGGGAGCCGAGGCGCTGCAGCTGCACGACGACCTCTCCCCCGACCTGTTGCTGCTCGACGTGCACCTGCCCGACATGAGTGGGCTCGAGGTCCTCCAGCAGCTGCGAACCAGGGGAAGCGCGGTCGGCGTCGTCATGGTGACGGCCGAGCGCGACGCGGAGGCGGTGCGCACGGCCCTGCACGGCGGCGCGCTGCAGTACCTCGTCAAGCCCTTCGAGTACGCCGACTTCGCGGCGCGCATGCAGCGCGTCCGCGAGGCGCTCGAGACCCTCGCCGACGGTGCTCCCGACCAGGCAGCGATCGACCGTGCCTTCGGCGCGCCGCCCGCAGCCGTGACGGCCCTGCCCAAGGGGCTCAGCGCCGAGTCTGCGCAGATCGTGGCCGAGGCGCTGGCGCGCGGCAGCGAGCTGTCGGCCGCCGACTGCGGCGAGCTCGTCGGACTGTCCCGGGTCAGCGCCCGGCGCTACCTGGAGCACTTCGTCGACAACGGCACGGCCGTCGTCCGGCTCAACTACGGCAATGCCGGTCGTCCGGAGCGCCGCTACCGCTCGGCACGCTGA
- a CDS encoding DNA-3-methyladenine glycosylase, whose protein sequence is MTADADDVVARARGLLGRVLHGHGVVARITEVEAYGGIHDPASHAFTRTPRSEIMYGPPWRLYVYRSYGMHFCANVVTGPSEIAAAVLVRAGEVVEGLETARARRVGVEDVALARGPGNLARALGLSLDDLGTELLASEGVRLGPSPSQTPEITAGPRVGVSKAPDVPWRFWVAGDPTVSAYRRSPRAPSAEPGQRAER, encoded by the coding sequence ATGACGGCGGACGCCGACGACGTCGTCGCCCGGGCGCGCGGCCTGCTGGGCCGCGTGCTGCACGGGCACGGCGTCGTCGCGCGGATCACCGAGGTCGAGGCGTACGGCGGCATCCACGACCCGGCCTCGCACGCCTTCACGCGCACGCCGCGCAGCGAGATCATGTACGGCCCGCCGTGGCGGCTGTACGTCTACCGGTCGTACGGGATGCACTTCTGCGCCAACGTCGTCACGGGGCCGAGCGAGATCGCGGCGGCCGTTCTGGTGCGCGCAGGCGAGGTCGTCGAGGGGCTCGAGACGGCACGTGCACGGCGGGTCGGCGTCGAGGACGTCGCCCTGGCCCGTGGCCCCGGCAACCTCGCCCGGGCACTCGGTCTGAGCCTCGACGACCTCGGCACCGAGCTGCTCGCGAGTGAGGGCGTGCGTCTGGGGCCGTCGCCGAGCCAGACACCCGAGATCACCGCAGGGCCCCGGGTCGGCGTCTCGAAGGCCCCAGACGTGCCGTGGCGGTTCTGGGTCGCCGGTGACCCGACCGTCTCGGCGTACCGCCGCAGCCCCCGGGCACCGTCCGCCGAACCGGGTCAGCGTGCCGAGCGGTAG
- a CDS encoding peptidylprolyl isomerase has protein sequence MRSRLLAATASTVLITFLAACGGSDDSPSADATPSADASSTAGSSASAPAADGTCTYEKKDEAGKKATLPPSEPKSVDSLTIKTNRGDIKLALTPDTAPCTVNSFVSLAEQGFFDGTKCHRLVPGFVLQCGDPTASGSGGPGYSFADELSGSEQYPAGTLAMANAGPDTNGSQFFIVLADASGNLTPDYTVFGSVDAAGLKVAQKIEADGNAADGVAPAKDVVIESVS, from the coding sequence ATGCGTTCTCGCCTCCTCGCCGCCACGGCGTCCACGGTCCTGATCACCTTCCTCGCCGCCTGCGGTGGCTCGGACGACTCACCGTCCGCTGACGCCACGCCGTCCGCGGACGCGTCCAGCACCGCCGGGTCGAGCGCGTCGGCACCGGCCGCCGACGGCACGTGCACGTACGAGAAGAAGGACGAGGCCGGCAAGAAGGCCACGCTGCCGCCGTCGGAGCCCAAGAGCGTCGACAGCCTCACGATCAAGACCAACCGCGGTGACATCAAGCTGGCGCTCACGCCCGACACGGCGCCGTGCACCGTCAACTCGTTCGTGTCGCTCGCCGAGCAGGGCTTCTTCGACGGCACCAAGTGCCACCGCCTGGTGCCGGGCTTCGTGCTGCAGTGCGGCGACCCGACCGCGAGCGGCTCGGGCGGCCCCGGCTACAGCTTCGCCGACGAGCTCAGCGGCTCCGAGCAGTACCCGGCCGGCACGCTGGCGATGGCCAACGCCGGGCCCGACACCAACGGATCGCAGTTCTTCATCGTCCTGGCCGACGCCAGCGGCAACCTCACGCCCGACTACACGGTGTTCGGCAGCGTCGACGCAGCCGGCCTGAAGGTCGCCCAGAAGATCGAGGCCGACGGCAACGCGGCCGACGGCGTCGCACCGGCCAAGGACGTCGTCATCGAGTCGGTCAGCTGA
- the argH gene encoding argininosuccinate lyase, producing the protein MNTSPPEPVATPPEPVEGSTSAALWGGRFASGPSPELVELSRSTHFDWRLAPYDLAGSRAHAVVLQAAGLLSRDDLTTLIAGIDALEAEVASGAFAAQPDDEDVHTALERGLLERLGADLGGRLRAGRSRNDQIATLFKMYLRDHGRRISVLVTELVEALAAQAETHLGVAMPGRTHLQHAQPVLLSHHLLAHAWPLVRDLDRLADWDARVSADSPYGSGALAGSSLGLDPEKVAADLGFTGSTANSIDGTAARDFVAEFAFVTAQIGVDVSRLAEEIIIWNTKEFDFVTLHDGYSTGSSIMPQKKNPDIAELARGKSGRLIGNLTGLLATLKGLPLAYNRDLQEDKEPVFDSIDTLEVLLPAFTGMVATLTFHTERMQALAPQGFALATDIAEWLVREGVPFRVAHELSGACVQVCEQRGIELWDLSDDDFAAISPALTPRVRDVLTVEGSLASRDSRGGTAQVRVAEQLAELRDRLR; encoded by the coding sequence GTGAACACATCGCCCCCCGAGCCCGTCGCCACGCCCCCTGAGCCTGTCGAAGGGTCCACCAGTGCAGCCCTCTGGGGCGGACGCTTCGCGTCCGGGCCCTCGCCCGAGCTCGTCGAGCTGTCGCGGTCGACGCACTTCGACTGGCGACTCGCGCCCTACGACCTCGCGGGTTCGCGCGCGCACGCCGTCGTGCTGCAGGCGGCCGGTCTGCTGAGCCGCGACGACCTGACGACGCTGATCGCGGGCATCGACGCGCTCGAGGCCGAGGTCGCCTCGGGAGCGTTCGCGGCCCAGCCCGACGACGAGGACGTCCACACCGCCCTCGAGCGCGGCCTGCTGGAGCGGCTCGGCGCGGACCTCGGCGGACGCCTGCGCGCCGGGCGCTCCCGCAACGACCAGATCGCGACGTTGTTCAAGATGTACCTGCGCGACCACGGCCGACGCATCTCGGTGCTCGTCACCGAGCTCGTCGAGGCCCTCGCGGCCCAGGCCGAGACTCACCTCGGCGTGGCGATGCCGGGCCGCACGCACCTGCAGCACGCGCAGCCCGTGCTCCTGTCGCACCACCTGCTGGCCCACGCGTGGCCGCTCGTGCGCGACCTCGACCGCCTCGCCGACTGGGACGCCCGCGTGTCCGCCGACTCGCCCTACGGATCGGGTGCTCTGGCCGGTTCGTCGCTCGGGCTCGATCCCGAGAAGGTCGCCGCGGACCTCGGATTCACGGGGTCGACCGCCAACTCGATCGACGGCACCGCGGCCCGCGACTTCGTGGCCGAGTTCGCCTTCGTGACGGCCCAGATCGGCGTCGACGTGTCGCGGCTCGCCGAGGAGATCATCATCTGGAACACCAAGGAGTTCGACTTCGTCACGCTGCACGACGGCTACTCGACGGGGTCGAGCATCATGCCGCAGAAGAAGAACCCCGACATCGCCGAGCTCGCGCGCGGCAAGTCGGGGCGACTCATCGGCAACCTGACGGGTCTGCTGGCGACGCTCAAGGGCCTGCCGCTGGCCTACAACCGCGACCTCCAGGAGGACAAGGAGCCGGTCTTCGACTCGATCGACACGCTCGAGGTGCTGCTGCCGGCCTTCACGGGCATGGTCGCGACACTGACGTTCCACACTGAGCGGATGCAGGCGCTCGCGCCGCAGGGCTTCGCGCTCGCGACCGACATCGCGGAGTGGCTCGTGCGCGAGGGCGTCCCGTTCCGCGTCGCCCACGAGCTGTCGGGCGCCTGCGTGCAGGTGTGCGAGCAGCGCGGCATCGAGCTCTGGGACCTCAGCGACGACGACTTCGCGGCGATCTCGCCGGCGCTGACCCCGCGCGTCCGCGACGTGCTGACGGTCGAGGGCTCGCTCGCCTCACGTGACTCCCGCGGCGGCACGGCCCAGGTGCGGGTGGCCGAGCAGCTGGCTGAGCTGCGCGACCGCCTGCGCTGA